One region of Salvia miltiorrhiza cultivar Shanhuang (shh) chromosome 3, IMPLAD_Smil_shh, whole genome shotgun sequence genomic DNA includes:
- the LOC131017930 gene encoding putative late blight resistance protein homolog R1B-16, with protein MAYAALLSLARTTAKIILDQDRYSISCNKKQQIRSIYEPFIFLQEFLDDFPKKANILDGRIRDLAYEAEHVIESFILEEAPSHWWNVLAAKSKLKWQIRKIREETDSITREVMIIKNNSADAVQLGASSSSAAGSPSRSAPIIKIGYMVGLPEDLLAIKYRLCGESPNLQVIPIVGMGVSQDYNADVVLSALLASMEEFNKERSERSSELVGEKVFKILKRRRYLIVMDDVWSTKAWDDVRIMLPDDGNRSRVMLTTRETDVAVYADHLSGLHKMRFMDEAQSWNLLQRKVFAHQDCPPELENIGKEIARSCKGLPLAIVVVAGLLSAVSNNVASWSEIARNVNSVTIGGGQFENILSLSYTHLPHYLRPCFLYMGMFPEDCEVRVSKLIKIWVAEGFLRRLNRSKTLEEEAEDFLEDLVKRNLVLVTKRKCDGRIKSCSLHDLMRDLCIRKAHEEKFLVNFGSWLSVKGRRNQRRVSVTPSNSGPPYFWKIYGLTIHTILCFHGISVANKLEGFRLLRVLDAGDIYMRSLPYQLFDLFHLAYLAIYYHGRIPAAISKLRNLETLILRAKDNWRNFRLNSFCLPLEIWRMPRLRHLVFYYRLPNPEGITASSLENLQTLSMVSHDMCSERILRMIPNLKKLEIDCSDYSPGEIFLNNLVHLRQLEDLKLRSSFRTVFYHKDNFTFPKTLRKLTLSRVPLPWEEMTVVGSLPNLRVLKLTHWACKGSTWETSEGEFPKLEFLVIEKSYLEDWIAESSHFPMLKGLVLDECCQLAEIPEDIGEIPTLELIEVKGKARTSLVESAEWIREKQQEWGNDALQVRCMAHR; from the exons ATGGCTTATGCTGCTCTTCTTTCCCTTGCCCGAACCACTGCAAAAATAATCTTGGATCAAGATAGATATTCAATTTCTTGTAATAAAAAACAACAAATTCGATCTATCTATGAACCATTTATTTTCTTGCAGGAGTTTCTTGATGATTTTCCCAAGAAAGCCAACATCTTGGATGGGCGAATAAGAGATTTAGCATATGAAGCAGAACATGTTATTGAGTCTTTCATATTGGAGGAAGCTCCATCACATTGGTGGAATGTTTTAGCGGCCAAATCAAAGCTAAAATGGCAAATAAGAAAGATAAGAGAAGAAACAGATTCAATCACAAGGGAGGTGATGATCATCAAGAACAACAGTGCAGATGCAGTGCAACTTGGTGCTTCTTCTTCCTCAGCagcag GTTCACCATCCAGATCTGCTCCGATCATCAAGATTGGCTATATGGTTGGTTTACCTGAGGATCTGCTAGCAATAAAATATCGACTTTGTGGAGAATCGCCCAATTTACAAGTTATCCCAATCGTTGGAATGGGAG TATCACAGGACTACAATGCAGATGTAGTTTTATCAGCCCTCCTAGCTTCCATGGAAGAATTTAACAAAGAAAGATCTGAGCGGAGCAGTGAATTAGTTGGGGAGAAAGTGTTCAAAATCTTGAAACGTCGGAGGTATCTCATTGTAATGGATGATGTTTGGAGTACAAAGGCTTGGGATGATGTAAGAATTATGCTTCCCGATGATGGTAATAGAAGCCGAGTCATGTTAACAACAAGAGAAACTGATGTGGCTGTTTATGCTGATCATTTAAGCGGTCTCCACAAGATGCGTTTCATGGATGAGGCTCAAAGTTGGAATCTACTTCAACGGAAGGTGTTTGCACATCAAGATTGCCCTCCGGAGTTGGAGAACATTGGAAAGGAGATCGCGAGAAGCTGCAAAGGGCTGCCCCTCGCAATCGTGGTGGTTGCAGGGCTCCTATCAGCTGTTAGCAACAATGTAGCTTCATGGAGCGAAATTGCACGAAATGTAAATTCAGTTACTATAGGAGGAGgacaatttgaaaatatattgtcTTTGAGCTACACTCACTTGCCTCATTATCTGAGGCCGTGTTTCTTGTACATGGGAATGTTTCCCGAGGATTGTGAGGTCCGTGTCTCAAAACTCATCAAAATATGGGTAGCTGAGGGATTCCTGAGACGTCTGAACAGATCTAAAACCTTAGAAGAAGAGGCGGAAGATTTTTTGGAGGATCTTGTCAAGAGAAATCTTGTTTTGGTTACCAAGAGAAAGTGTGATGgcaggatcaaaagttgcagccTCCATGATCTGATGCGAGATTTGTGCATAAGAAAAGCGCATGAAGAGAAGTTTCTTGTGAACTTCGGCAGCTGGCTTTCAGTAAAGGGCAGAAGAAATCAGCGCCGTGTAAGTGTTACTCCTTCGAATTCGGGTCCACCATACTTTTGGAAAATATATGGCTTAACCATCCATACGATTTTGTGCTTCCATGGCATTTCTGTAGCAAACAAGTTGGAAGGTTTTAGACTGCTAAGGGTATTGGATGCAGGAGATATTTATATGAGATCACTACCATATCAACTATTTGACCTATTTCATCTAGCATACCTTGCTATCTACTATCATGGAAGGATACCTGCAGCCATTTCAAAGCTTCGTAATCTTGAAACTTTAATCCTTCGCGCAAAGGATAATTGGAGGAACTTTAGATTGAATTCATTCTGTTTGCCACTGGAGATTTGGAGGATGCCAAGATTGAGACATCTTGTCTTCTATTACAGGTTACCAAATCCAGAAGGAATAACAGCTTCTAGTCTAGAAAACCTCCAAACACTCTCTATGGTGTCACATGACATGTGTAGTGAAAGGATCTTGAGAATGATCCCAAACCTAAAGAAATTGGAAATTGACTGCTCTGATTATAGTCCAGGCGAAATTTTCTTGAACAATTTGGTGCATTTGCGtcaacttgaagatttgaagttaCGTTCATCTTTTAGAACTGTGTTTTACCATAAGGATAACTTCACTTTTCCTAAGACGCTGAGAAAGTTGACATTAAGCCGTGTGCCTCTTCCTTGGGAGGAGATGACTGTTGTAGGCTCGTTGCCAAATCTTCGAGTGCTTAAGCTGACTCATTGGGCTTGCAAAGGCAGCACATGGGAAACAAGTGAAGGAGAGTTTCCTAAGCTGGAATTTCTGGTGATAGAGAAGTCGTATCTCGAGGATTGGATAGCTGAAAGTAGCCACTTCCCGATGCTCAAAGGCCTGGTGCTCGACGAGTGCTGCCAGCTCGCTGAAATCCCAGAAGATATCGGGGAAATTCCAACACTCGAGCTGATTGAGGTGAAGGGGAAAGCGCGAACGTCACTTGTGGAGTCGGCCGAGTGGATTCGAGAGAAACAACAAGAGTGGGGAAATGATGCCCTTCAAGTTCGTTGCATGGCTCATCGATGA